The proteins below are encoded in one region of Microbispora sp. NBC_01189:
- a CDS encoding PIN domain-containing protein: protein MTPPSNPSSIYLDSNALIGVLEAHDGHEHVVQALELARQRKLDLYVSTLSYVEVRGWGNADPYPPQRDKAALALLDSPSLVSVEFSRGVGLKAREIAYTYRLKTPDAIHVASAIHAGAEVLFTRDGQMRGRGRIEGVLICEPYEIGEPTIFGSNQN from the coding sequence CTGATAGGCGTCCTCGAAGCCCACGACGGTCACGAGCACGTGGTTCAGGCACTGGAATTGGCCAGACAGCGCAAGCTGGACCTCTATGTGTCGACGTTGTCGTATGTAGAGGTGCGTGGATGGGGCAACGCTGACCCTTACCCGCCCCAACGAGACAAGGCGGCACTCGCGCTGCTGGACAGCCCAAGCTTGGTTTCGGTGGAGTTCAGCCGCGGAGTCGGCCTCAAGGCTCGGGAGATCGCTTACACGTACCGGTTGAAGACTCCGGACGCCATTCACGTCGCTTCGGCGATCCATGCCGGTGCCGAGGTCTTGTTCACTCGGGATGGGCAGATGCGAGGGCGCGGCCGAATCGAGGGCGTCTTGATCTGCGAACCGTATGAGATCGGTGAGCCGACGATCTTCGGATCGAACCAGAACTGA